In Chitinophaga sp. HK235, a single window of DNA contains:
- the frr gene encoding ribosome recycling factor has protein sequence MQDDLTLIMDDAADSMAKAVGHLELELTKIRAGKANPQILDGIAVDYYGSPTPLNQVANVSIADARTLTIQPWEKNMLQPIERAIIASNIGLNPQNDGVIIRLFLPPLTEERRKEFVKRVYNEGEQAKVATRNIRRDAIEGIKKLQKDGLSEDTAKGAEADIQALTDKYIVQIDKHCEVKEKEIMAV, from the coding sequence ATGCAAGACGATCTAACGCTTATCATGGATGATGCAGCTGACTCGATGGCTAAAGCAGTCGGGCACCTGGAGCTGGAACTCACAAAAATAAGGGCGGGTAAAGCAAACCCCCAGATACTGGACGGTATTGCCGTGGATTACTATGGCTCCCCTACTCCGCTTAACCAGGTAGCAAACGTAAGTATAGCGGATGCACGTACCCTGACCATTCAGCCCTGGGAAAAAAATATGCTGCAACCTATCGAAAGGGCTATTATCGCATCCAACATTGGTCTTAACCCTCAGAATGATGGTGTCATTATTCGCCTTTTCCTTCCGCCACTCACTGAAGAAAGAAGGAAAGAGTTTGTGAAAAGGGTTTATAATGAAGGGGAACAGGCTAAAGTAGCAACCAGGAACATCCGTCGCGATGCGATTGAAGGTATCAAGAAATTGCAGAAAGATGGCTTGAGTGAAGATACTGCGAAAGGTGCAGAAGCAGATATTCAGGCACTGACCGACAAATACATCGTACAGATAGACAAACACTGCGAAGTGAAAGAAAAAGAGATCATGGCTGTCTAA